The Acidobacteriota bacterium sequence CGCCTACGAAGAATTCAGCCGGGAGGCCATCACCGTGCTGTCGAAGCCGTCGGACATCACCCTGCGGATCACCGCCCAGGGGGAGGAGGCGGCGCGGCGGGAGCGGCTGGAGGCCATGCGGCGGCGGCTGGTGGAGCTGGCGGGCAAGGCGGTCTACAGCCTGGAAGACGAAGATCTGGAGACGGTGGTGGGTCGGATGCTGGCCGAGGCCGGGGCCACCGTCGCCACCGCCGAGAGCTGCACCGGCGGCCTGGTGGCGGAGCGCCTCACCCGCATCGCCGGCAGCAGTGACTACTTCCAGGGCTCGCTGGTGGTCTATTCCAACCGCCTCAAACAGCTCCTGGCGGGGGTGCCGGAGGAACTGCTGGAACGCTACGGCGCGGTGAGCGAGGAGGTGGCCCGGGCTTTGGCGGAGGGAGCCCGAGAGCGCCTCGGCACCACCTGGGCCCTGGGCATCACCGGCGTCGCCGGTCCCGGGGGCGGCACCGAGGAAAAGCCCGTGGGGACGGTGCATGTGGCGGTGGCAGGAGCCGCCGGAACCCATCATCGTCTGCTGCGGTTGCCGGGGGACCGCCGGCGCATTCGCTGGCAGACGAGTCAGCTGGCGCTGGAAATGCTGCGGCGCCGGCTGCTGGAGCCGTGACCTCCGGTGCGCGCCTTCGTCGCCCTGGAGATTCCCCAAGCCGTGCGGGACGAGATCGCCCGCCGCATCGGGCGCTGGAAGGCGTCCACGCCGCCGGCTCGGTGGGTGCGGCCAGAGGCCTGGCACGTGACCCTGCTCTTCCTGGGGGAAGTGCCGGAGGGGCAGACCGAGGACCTGCGATCGTTGCTGGCGCCGGCCTTCCGGCGCCGCCGGACCTTCGATCTCCAGGTGGTGGGGGCGGGCACGTTTCCGCCTCGGCGCCCCGCCCGGGTAGCATGGTTGGGTCTGGAGAGCCGTCCCGCCGACGCCC is a genomic window containing:
- a CDS encoding competence/damage-inducible protein A encodes the protein MQASFLAVGTELLGTDRLDTNSLTLTALLARFGIEMRRKAVVGDSVQDIAREIRSMLDATGLVVVSGGLGPTSDDVTRQAAAVALGRGMHHDPAVEEDIAEKFRRFGRTMAEVNKRQAQVVDGAEVLENRRGTAPGLRLEEGESTLFLLPGVPREIDGLITHYLEPWLRQTAGAESRETWVLKVVGIGESDLEQIIAPAYEEFSREAITVLSKPSDITLRITAQGEEAARRERLEAMRRRLVELAGKAVYSLEDEDLETVVGRMLAEAGATVATAESCTGGLVAERLTRIAGSSDYFQGSLVVYSNRLKQLLAGVPEELLERYGAVSEEVARALAEGARERLGTTWALGITGVAGPGGGTEEKPVGTVHVAVAGAAGTHHRLLRLPGDRRRIRWQTSQLALEMLRRRLLEP